TATGTCAATGCAATGAAAGTCAGTAGCCTAGTAAAATGATAGACAGCTGCATTAATGACAGTAAATACGAGAAACGCTTTGGCAGCATGTCTTGTGAAGTACTCGGTAAAGTCGATAACATTTTGAAGCTTATCCAAAGTGGGAATGCTATTTGAAGCATTTTCTCTGAAAGGACTAAACCCATTGATAAACTCTTCAACGCGCTCACCGAGCTGGGTTCTCTCCTGCGGGTCTCTCATTAGGTGGTAGGTATCCCATGCAATAGACCTTCCGTTTCCAAAAAACCGTATTAAACCATCCATTCTTATATCCTTAAGCATTTTTTCCCTATGGAAAGAGTAAACGAAAGTAATTTTTTTTTGCACGAGAAATAATCCTTTGATTATAACCCCGCAGTGAGATATTTTGATAAAATCATGCGAAAAAAACTCAAAGAAATCGGACCATTTTTTGGTCAACGCATCAAACGGGATGAGGTTATTGTTCATGCATCGTTTGATAGTCGCAATGTGCAGAAAGGGACTCTCTTTTTTGCACTCACTGGAGAGACCGTTGATGGTCATAACTATTTGGAAGAGGCTGCAAAAAAAGGGGCGATTGCTGCAGTTGTTTCAAATAGCTACCAAGGCGGCGATTTTGGCTTAGTTTTGATTCCTGTACCCAGTGTGAAACGAGCGCTTCAAGATTTGGCTCAAGAGGTGTTTCAAGAAAAAAGCCCTCTAGTCATTGGAGTTACTGGGACCGTAGGGAAAACAACAACTAAAGAGTTTCTTGCGACCCTTTTAGCAGAAAAGTTTCGAGTCATAAAAAATCCTGGGAGTTTAAACTCCCAAGTGGGATTGCCCCTAACAATACTGAACTGGGAAGGACAGGAAGAAATTTTTGTTTTAGAGATGGGAATGAGTGAAAAAGGGGAGCTGAGTCGTTTAGTAGAAATCGCTCCGCCTCACCTTGGTGTGTTAACGAAGATTTCGCTTGCTCATTCTGCTTTCTTTAACAAGATTGAGGAGATTGCTGAGGCTAAGTGTGAGCTTTTTGAATCTAAAAGGGTAGAGAGAGGGTTCTTTCATTTAGATACAAAAGCGTTTCAGTCGGTGCGTTTACTAAATGTTGCAAAGACGTGGTTTGATTATGAAGATCCCAGGGCTGATGTGACATTAAGAGAGGTGGAATCCCCGTTTGAAGAGAGGCATCTACAGGAAAATTTTTTAGCGGCAGCAAGTGTTGCGCTTCATCTAGGGATGTCTCGAGAAGAAATTGAAGAGGGAGCGAAAAAACTAAGTCCTTTTGATCATCGCTTTCAAAAGGTGGAAAAGGGAGGAGCTTTATTTGTGGATGACTCTTACAACGCATCTCCTTTAGCTATGAAAGCAGCCCTTTCAAGTCTTCCTAAAGGAAAAAGAAGGATTGGATTTTTAGGAGCGATGAAAGAGTTAGGAGTTTTTGAAGTGTCAAGTCATCGAGAAGTCGCTGAGCATGCCCTTCCCCTTTTAGATCACCTGATTTGTATTGGTGAGGAGTGTGTTCCAATGATTGAAGTATTTGAAAAAGGAGGGAAAACGGTCGAATATTTTAAAGAAAAAGAGGGGGCTGTTAAACGTTTAAAGGAAGTCGTGGTAGAAGGGGATGTTGTATTATTAAAAGGGTCCAATTCCTTTAAGCTTTGGACGACGCTCGAGGAGTTTTAACGAGTGATTTATCTTTTTTTGCAGTATTTATCACTGAGTGCAGCTATGAAAGTTCCTGCTGTTTTTCTTTACTCGTCCACGCGGAT
The window above is part of the Candidatus Neptunochlamydia sp. REUL1 genome. Proteins encoded here:
- a CDS encoding UDP-N-acetylmuramoyl-tripeptide--D-alanyl-D-alanine ligase produces the protein MRKKLKEIGPFFGQRIKRDEVIVHASFDSRNVQKGTLFFALTGETVDGHNYLEEAAKKGAIAAVVSNSYQGGDFGLVLIPVPSVKRALQDLAQEVFQEKSPLVIGVTGTVGKTTTKEFLATLLAEKFRVIKNPGSLNSQVGLPLTILNWEGQEEIFVLEMGMSEKGELSRLVEIAPPHLGVLTKISLAHSAFFNKIEEIAEAKCELFESKRVERGFFHLDTKAFQSVRLLNVAKTWFDYEDPRADVTLREVESPFEERHLQENFLAAASVALHLGMSREEIEEGAKKLSPFDHRFQKVEKGGALFVDDSYNASPLAMKAALSSLPKGKRRIGFLGAMKELGVFEVSSHREVAEHALPLLDHLICIGEECVPMIEVFEKGGKTVEYFKEKEGAVKRLKEVVVEGDVVLLKGSNSFKLWTTLEEF